A genomic segment from Roseibium algicola encodes:
- a CDS encoding ABC transporter permease, with the protein MDWIEFPSLGRTDLLAIKKTIDGSFRGFTRTYGDYIDNFFNPLQDFLVFLENLLINSPWPIILAVFALAVYLLSRKISVTVGTVLALVFIGVFGLWEDTMRTVAMVTVCTLLAIVLGIPIGIVMARSDRVQGFVNPILDLMQTMPSFVYLIPVVMIFGIGKVPGLIAVVIYAIPPMIRLTNLGIRLVDTDVLEAADAFGSSARQKLMNVQLPLALPTIMAGINQCIMMSLSMVVVASMIGVRGLGQEVLVAINNQYLTAGMLSGLSIVAIAIIFDRATQAFGKRLQKHSEVVHG; encoded by the coding sequence ATGGATTGGATAGAATTTCCATCGCTGGGTCGAACAGACCTGCTGGCGATCAAGAAGACAATCGACGGTTCGTTCAGAGGCTTCACCAGAACCTACGGCGACTATATCGACAACTTTTTCAACCCCTTGCAAGATTTCCTGGTCTTCCTCGAAAACCTTCTGATCAACTCGCCCTGGCCGATCATTCTCGCGGTTTTCGCGCTGGCGGTTTACTTATTGAGCCGCAAGATCAGTGTTACGGTCGGAACGGTTCTGGCCCTGGTGTTCATCGGGGTGTTCGGGCTCTGGGAAGACACCATGCGCACCGTCGCCATGGTTACCGTATGCACCTTGCTGGCAATTGTTCTGGGAATTCCGATCGGCATCGTGATGGCGCGGTCCGATCGTGTTCAGGGTTTCGTCAATCCGATCCTGGACCTGATGCAGACGATGCCGAGCTTCGTCTACCTCATTCCCGTTGTGATGATTTTCGGTATCGGCAAGGTCCCGGGTCTGATAGCCGTCGTGATTTACGCCATTCCGCCGATGATCCGCCTGACAAATCTGGGTATCCGGCTTGTCGATACGGATGTGCTTGAAGCTGCTGATGCCTTTGGATCCAGCGCCCGTCAGAAGCTGATGAACGTTCAGCTTCCGTTGGCTTTGCCGACCATCATGGCCGGGATCAACCAGTGCATCATGATGTCGCTTTCCATGGTTGTTGTTGCTTCCATGATCGGCGTACGTGGACTTGGGCAGGAAGTGCTTGTTGCCATTAACAACCAGTACCTGACAGCAGGTATGCTCAGCGGCCTGTCCATCGTCGCGATCGCGATCATCTTCGACCGCGCAACCCAGGCTTTCGGCAAGCGCCTTCAGAAACACTCGGAGGTGGTTCATGGCTGA
- a CDS encoding peptidase domain-containing ABC transporter produces the protein MSLAAFENADSIFQNLNPAESRMNLETRVQQHSGSTIDRASPAEACLLPLLEALGWDGMERHLFEALPHLEGIKGIFDLRAVLTRLNFRVTPTGRSAKQLTAEQFPCLVKHGDNLLVGLGRSSDGRFQAYSGEAHRTVAIAFSELKDAEIFVIEPDDSTESAGFQHWSSRLFHQFRGTVLSIMTVGLLSNILALGLPLFVMSVYDKAIGAKSVSVLVTLLIGIALVLIMDWMVRGTKSHLQAYLGARLDAVVANTTFRHFLHLPLPLISSAPIGAQITRLKQFDGVRDVFHGNLANALIDLPFSVIFVMVLGFIGGPLALLPAGLLVLYVLSAMLIVPRMKQAINQAGDAKSRMQNITVEILSKRKAIRELSADDIWVEKYRAISADFALKNLKTRQLSQVMQVVSQMFMTLCGIGVLGFGAVLVMNQDLSQGALIAVMALSWRALSPMHQAFLSVSQLGQAQQTIERINSLLKIEMERQPGRLPSLHRQFQGTIRFSNVVLRYPSRQEPALRNFSLQMEQGSVTAITGPSGCGKTSLVRAVLGLYRPHMGAVLVDDLDIRQLDPGEWRNSIGYAPEHHDFFYGTIAQNFRMANPQADNDQVRKAFEEFGLNAYGEILPQGVETRLTGQLIEVLPDNVKQRLLLARAFMRPAPIYLLDNPAGNLDFEGDKFLMKKIDQVRGKSTVIITTYRPSHMRMADNIVYMQNGMVAMAGAPKDILEDVLKQQSK, from the coding sequence ATGTCCCTGGCGGCTTTTGAAAACGCGGATTCGATCTTTCAGAACCTGAACCCGGCAGAGAGCCGGATGAACCTGGAAACCCGTGTCCAGCAGCATTCAGGCAGTACGATCGACCGCGCGTCTCCGGCAGAGGCCTGTTTGCTGCCCCTTCTGGAAGCCCTCGGCTGGGATGGCATGGAACGCCATCTCTTCGAAGCCCTGCCTCACCTTGAAGGCATAAAGGGCATCTTCGACCTTCGCGCCGTGCTGACCCGGCTGAACTTTCGGGTCACTCCGACCGGACGGTCCGCAAAGCAGCTGACCGCGGAACAGTTTCCCTGCCTGGTGAAACACGGAGACAATCTACTGGTCGGCCTGGGGCGCTCGAGCGACGGCCGGTTCCAGGCCTACAGCGGCGAGGCTCATCGCACGGTCGCCATTGCCTTCAGCGAACTCAAGGATGCCGAGATCTTCGTGATCGAGCCGGATGACAGCACCGAAAGCGCCGGTTTTCAGCACTGGTCCTCCCGCCTGTTCCATCAGTTCAGGGGCACGGTGCTGTCGATCATGACCGTCGGCCTGCTGTCGAACATCCTGGCGCTCGGTCTGCCGCTCTTTGTCATGAGCGTTTACGACAAGGCTATCGGCGCCAAATCCGTTTCCGTGCTGGTCACGCTGCTGATCGGCATTGCACTTGTGCTGATCATGGACTGGATGGTCAGAGGCACCAAATCGCATCTCCAGGCTTACCTGGGCGCCAGGCTCGACGCGGTGGTCGCCAACACCACCTTCCGCCATTTCCTGCATCTGCCGCTCCCCCTGATTTCGTCCGCCCCCATCGGAGCGCAAATCACCCGTCTGAAGCAGTTCGACGGCGTGCGGGACGTCTTTCACGGCAATCTCGCCAATGCGTTGATCGACCTTCCCTTCTCGGTGATTTTCGTCATGGTTCTCGGCTTCATTGGCGGGCCGCTTGCACTGCTGCCGGCTGGGCTGCTGGTGCTCTATGTCCTGTCGGCCATGCTCATCGTTCCGCGCATGAAACAGGCAATCAATCAGGCCGGCGATGCAAAATCGCGCATGCAGAACATCACCGTGGAGATCCTGTCGAAGCGAAAGGCCATCCGGGAACTGTCCGCCGACGACATCTGGGTCGAGAAATACCGGGCAATTTCCGCGGACTTTGCGCTGAAGAACCTGAAGACGAGGCAACTGTCGCAGGTCATGCAAGTGGTCTCGCAGATGTTCATGACCCTGTGCGGCATCGGGGTCCTCGGTTTCGGAGCCGTTCTGGTCATGAACCAGGACCTGTCTCAAGGCGCGCTCATTGCCGTCATGGCCCTTTCCTGGCGTGCGCTCAGCCCGATGCATCAGGCCTTCCTCAGCGTATCGCAACTGGGCCAGGCCCAGCAGACGATCGAACGGATCAACAGCCTTCTGAAAATCGAAATGGAACGCCAGCCCGGCAGGCTGCCGAGCCTGCACCGCCAGTTCCAGGGCACGATCCGCTTTTCCAACGTCGTGCTGCGCTACCCTTCCCGCCAGGAACCGGCCTTGCGCAATTTTTCGCTTCAGATGGAGCAGGGATCCGTCACCGCGATCACAGGCCCGAGCGGCTGCGGCAAGACCTCGCTGGTGCGGGCCGTGCTCGGGCTTTATCGACCCCATATGGGCGCTGTCCTTGTCGACGATCTCGACATCCGCCAGCTCGACCCGGGCGAATGGCGCAACTCCATCGGCTATGCACCGGAACACCACGATTTCTTCTACGGTACGATTGCGCAGAACTTCCGCATGGCCAATCCGCAGGCGGACAACGATCAGGTTCGCAAGGCCTTCGAGGAATTCGGCCTCAACGCCTATGGCGAAATTCTGCCCCAGGGTGTGGAGACCCGGTTGACCGGCCAGCTGATCGAAGTGCTGCCGGACAACGTCAAACAGCGCCTGCTGCTGGCCAGGGCCTTCATGCGCCCTGCCCCGATCTATCTGCTAGACAACCCTGCCGGAAATCTGGATTTCGAAGGCGACAAGTTCCTGATGAAGAAGATCGACCAGGTTCGCGGAAAGTCGACCGTCATCATCACGACCTACCGCCCCAGCCACATGCGCATGGCAGACAACATTGTCTACATGCAGAACGGCATGGTGGCGATGGCCGGAGCCCCGAAGGACATCCTTGAGGACGTGCTCAAGCAACAATCGAAATAA
- a CDS encoding HlyD family type I secretion periplasmic adaptor subunit yields MAAKDDPDTLRKAVYGRVGLPLELEDGVPPAFYSRLLMGLTIATGFLLLWAAVGQIREVANTIGEIAPAGQILKVEHLEGGIVSEILVEEGQLVQAGDPLAHLEKQDTTTELARIQSRLSYLELEERRLLAQEYSDANTVGLRLDPSVDGLSTQQRAALTANRKAVADEQEAYTARVAQRRAEVVSLEAQVELQKSQVELEKEKFQIQEGLLKDGYTSRRRFLEAKGDFQRSQVTLEQLFGNLAQAREMLTEAQASLSQAGAEVNRDVADERARIAQERDELKQEIAKLKDRQDRLFVKAPVAGYVKSLGPTGRGAVVNPGDLIAEIVPLSENLVAEVKVNPKDVGHINIGDRADITITSYDPNIYGTVAAEVETISASSFQDEFGEYYFKATLAFPGQVIGAGSHERPIRPGMQVNAQVVTGSKSILLYLLHPVTRAARTIFTER; encoded by the coding sequence ATGGCAGCAAAAGACGATCCCGACACTCTCCGCAAGGCGGTCTACGGCCGCGTCGGCCTTCCGCTGGAATTGGAAGACGGCGTGCCCCCAGCCTTTTATTCACGCCTCCTCATGGGACTGACCATCGCGACCGGCTTCCTGTTGCTGTGGGCTGCCGTCGGCCAGATCCGGGAAGTGGCCAACACGATCGGGGAGATAGCGCCTGCCGGCCAGATTTTGAAAGTGGAGCACCTGGAAGGCGGCATCGTCTCGGAGATCCTTGTTGAGGAAGGCCAGCTGGTACAGGCGGGAGACCCACTCGCCCACCTGGAAAAACAGGATACGACCACGGAACTCGCCCGCATTCAAAGCCGTCTCAGCTATCTGGAACTTGAGGAACGCCGTCTGCTTGCACAGGAATACAGCGATGCCAACACCGTTGGCCTGCGCCTGGACCCGTCGGTGGATGGCCTGAGCACCCAGCAACGGGCAGCCTTGACCGCCAACCGCAAGGCGGTTGCCGACGAACAGGAAGCCTACACCGCGCGTGTCGCCCAGAGGCGTGCCGAAGTGGTCAGCCTGGAAGCACAGGTCGAACTTCAAAAATCACAGGTCGAACTGGAAAAGGAAAAATTCCAGATCCAGGAAGGTTTGCTGAAAGACGGCTACACGTCGCGTCGCCGCTTCCTGGAGGCCAAGGGGGATTTTCAGCGGTCGCAGGTCACACTGGAACAGCTGTTCGGCAATCTCGCACAGGCCCGTGAAATGCTGACCGAAGCCCAGGCCAGCCTCAGTCAGGCCGGCGCCGAAGTGAACCGGGATGTCGCCGACGAGCGCGCCAGGATTGCCCAGGAGCGCGACGAACTGAAACAGGAAATCGCCAAACTGAAAGACCGGCAGGACCGCCTGTTCGTTAAGGCGCCGGTGGCAGGTTACGTCAAGAGCCTTGGCCCGACCGGTCGTGGTGCAGTCGTCAATCCCGGCGATCTGATTGCCGAGATCGTCCCCCTGTCCGAAAACCTCGTTGCCGAGGTGAAGGTCAATCCGAAGGACGTCGGCCATATCAACATCGGCGACAGGGCCGACATCACGATCACCAGCTACGACCCGAACATCTATGGCACCGTGGCCGCGGAAGTGGAGACCATTTCCGCCTCGAGTTTCCAGGACGAATTCGGCGAATACTACTTCAAGGCAACCCTCGCCTTTCCCGGCCAGGTCATCGGCGCCGGTTCACACGAACGGCCGATCCGCCCTGGCATGCAGGTCAACGCCCAAGTGGTCACCGGATCGAAATCGATCCTCCTTTACCTGCTGCACCCTGTAACACGTGCGGCACGAACGATCTTCACAGAGCGCTGA
- a CDS encoding quaternary amine ABC transporter ATP-binding protein, with product MAEATGIEIKNLYKIFGSNGKEMVKKVKDGMSKSELNEKFNHVLGLNDINISMPGGKIQVVMGLSGSGKSTLIRHINRLIDPTDGEVLYGNDDVCKMSQAELREFRRHKTAMVFQKFALLPHRTVMKNAIYGLEIQGVPVKEAEERAARWIARVGLEGFENHYPNQLSGGMQQRVGLARALTNDADILLMDEAFSALDPLIRMDMQTVLLDLQEELHKTIVFITHDLDEALRLGDRIAILRDGAVVQQGTGQEIVLKPADAYIADFVKEVNRGRVILVDTVMDTSRTLENGPTISSGILLEEAARTFADTGEGEANIVNSDGRPIGVLNVHDTIYAMVTPATH from the coding sequence ATGGCTGAGGCAACGGGTATCGAGATCAAGAATCTCTACAAGATCTTCGGATCGAACGGCAAGGAGATGGTCAAGAAGGTCAAGGACGGCATGTCCAAGTCCGAGTTGAACGAGAAATTCAACCATGTGCTTGGCCTCAACGACATCAACATCTCCATGCCAGGTGGCAAGATCCAGGTGGTGATGGGCCTTTCCGGCTCGGGCAAATCCACCTTGATCCGCCATATCAACCGGTTGATCGACCCGACCGATGGCGAAGTGCTTTATGGCAACGACGATGTCTGCAAGATGTCTCAGGCAGAACTTCGGGAATTCCGCCGCCACAAGACGGCGATGGTGTTCCAGAAGTTCGCGCTGCTGCCACACCGCACGGTGATGAAGAACGCCATCTACGGCCTGGAAATCCAGGGTGTGCCGGTCAAGGAAGCTGAAGAGCGTGCGGCCCGCTGGATTGCCCGCGTCGGGCTGGAAGGGTTCGAGAACCACTATCCCAACCAGCTGTCCGGCGGCATGCAGCAGCGTGTGGGGCTTGCGCGCGCACTCACCAACGATGCTGACATTCTGCTGATGGACGAGGCGTTCTCGGCGCTCGACCCGCTAATCCGCATGGACATGCAGACCGTGCTTCTCGACCTTCAGGAAGAGCTGCACAAGACCATCGTCTTCATCACCCACGATCTGGACGAGGCGCTGCGCCTTGGCGACAGGATCGCGATCCTGCGCGACGGGGCAGTTGTGCAGCAGGGGACCGGGCAGGAAATCGTTCTGAAGCCTGCGGACGCCTACATTGCCGACTTCGTCAAGGAAGTGAACCGTGGCCGGGTGATCCTGGTCGACACGGTCATGGATACGTCCCGGACGCTGGAAAACGGACCGACGATTTCCAGCGGCATCCTGCTGGAAGAAGCGGCCCGGACCTTTGCCGACACGGGCGAGGGCGAGGCAAACATCGTCAACAGCGATGGCCGTCCGATCGGCGTGCTCAACGTGCATGACACGATCTATGCGATGGTGACGCCGGCAACCCACTGA